The window GTTTTACCGGTCGGTTATCCCACCCATGCAGGGTGCGTGTAAAACCGATTGTTCCGCTTGCCAAGTTCTCTTGGTTTTGGGAATGAGATTCTGGCTTAAACGAAATCAAACTAAGTTTACTGCCGGTTAATTCCGCAAGTTCTTGCAGATATTCGGCAGTCCAAAGCCGACCAGCGAGAAAATACCCCTTCGCTGACGTTTTTCGTTCCTGGTCTGATGACGGATGAATCGAAGCACCGTGGAGTTCAAGAAGTCCGGCAGGCGTATCGAGATAAAAATGAACTAACGGACTTCTCTTAAATAATTGCGGATAGATAGCTCGTGGAAGCGGGAATTCTTGTTCACGTTGCATACCCTCTCCCCGAGCGGTATATACTAACTGCCACTGGGAATTATATACCCAGACTACGTCTGTCTTAAAAGTGGCTAAACTCGCATCAATATTCTGTTTTGCCCATTGTTTATTTCCACTAGCAACAAACTCGACCATTTCATCCCAATAGGTATAGTCATAGGCAAAGTTAGCTAGTGTAGTTTCTTTCAGCTTAACAATTTTATCAAAAAATAACTCTTTACTAGCGATTTGTTCTTGCAGCAACAATGCCGCCCGTTGTTTTTCGTAAGTATTGACTATAAATAGTACAACGAAAAATACTAAAATAATGAAACAGAGCAGGATGGTTAGTTTCGTCTGAATTTTGGTATTCATAGTAAGGACGATATCCTAACGTGGATCATTGTCCAAATATAGTTCACAGAACACGACTAATACTAGCTCCTTGAGACTATATTCTCGAGTATAAGATTTCAGGGATTAACATCCATAAATAAATGTATACCTTATAGAGATTTATCGCAAATAAAAAGTTAGATTACTTAGCTCGTTCTCTGCTCTGTTTCATTCGTTTCTGTTCATACATCAGCATATCCCCTTGTTTCAGTAATTCTTCGATGGAACAGGGATTATTCGGGTCATATTGCGTTACGCCGAGACTGAGAGAAAGTTTATATTTTCGACGCCCCTGAATATTAATCGCATTAATATNNNNNNNNNNNNNNNNNNNNNNNNNNNNNNNNNNNNNNNNNNNNNNNNNNNNNNNNNNNNNNNNNNNNNNNNNNNNNNNNNNNNNNNNNNNNNNNNNNNNGGCACCCGGCGTATTCCGATACACCCCAACCGCTAGATTATTCACTAAATCCGCATATCGCTGTTGCGCCGCATAAATTTCCGCTTCTGCTCGCTTTCGCTCGGTTATATCCCGAGCAACCCCAACCGCATGCCACCGACCTTTCAATAATACCGACGATAATGATAATTCTATCGGAATTTCTAGCCCGTCTTTCCGGCGCGCACGTAACTCAACGGTTTTCCCTACCACATTTCCTTCGCCGGTCTCCTGCCATTTTCTGAACGCCGCTTGATGGGCAGCGTGATATTCTGCCGGCGCTAGTGTTGCATGCAAATTCTTCCCCAGAATTTCCGCCGCTCGATACCCAAAAATTGTCTCCGCCGCCTGATTCCAATACGAAATATTCCCGTCATTATCCATTAAAATAATCGCATCTTTAGCAGAAGTCGTTATTGTTCGGAACAATAGTTCATTCTCACGTATCGTTTCTTCCGCCTGCTTTCGCTCGGTCATATCTTCAATGATACCTACCCCGCCAATAATCGTTCCGTCATCAAGAATAATCGGCGCATACTCTACTTTAATCGGAACGAGTTTCCCAGAGGTTACAGAACGATAATCTCCTTCATAATGGGCAAACTCACCACTTAACGATTTTTTCACCGCAATAACCATATTTTTATCCGGCAGAGTGGTTAAATTTAATCCGATTATCTTTTCCTTTGTTGACCCAAGCATCTGCACTAACGTATCGTTACAGGTTATAACCGTACCGGTGGCATCAAAATGAACTATTCCAAGCGGAACATTATTAAATATCAGCCGATATTTCTCTTCACTTTCCTTTAAGGCGAGTTCCGCCTGTTTCCGTTCGGTAATATCTATTCCGCTCGCGATAACATATTCGACCTTACCGCTTGCATCATATAATACCGTATTTGTCCAACTGATAAGTCGTAATCGACCATCTTTCGTAATCCAATGGTTTTCCTGTTTACTCGGAAATGCATCCAGCGGAAAGGTTCCGCTTACCAGTTGTCTAAACCCGCTGAGAACTGTATCGAGTTCACTAGGCGGAATCAGAAATTCCCAGAACGGCTTCCCAAGCACTTCATCAGATTTATAACCGGTAGTCGTTTCGCAGGCGCGATTGAACCGAACAATCCGCCCGTCTCGGTCGAGAACCACCACTAACGCGCCGACGGTAGTAATCACCGCATCGATAAACTCTCGTTCTTGTTTCAGCGCATCTTCCATCAGTTTACGGTCGGTAATATCTTGTGCGGTACCAAAAAGTTGAACAACGGTACCGTCAGCGGCATGGCGTGGTTTTCCAATTGCCATAATATATCGAAGCTCACCGTTCGGACGAACTACCCGGAGCATAATCTCATACGGTTTTCCTTCTGTAATCGCTTGATGAATGGCAGTATCGAGTTTATCCATATCTTCGGGATGGATGATTTTCCGATGTTCCTCTGGATAAGATGGTGCACCTTGCTTCGGGTCGAGACCAAATATCCGAAACAGTTCTTCGCTCCAAGTAACCCGCGAGGTTTTTACATCAAGAATCCAGCTGCCAATCTTAGCGACCGATTGCGCTTCTTGCAAATTCGATTCACTCGCTAGTATCCGCTGTGCGGATTCGATCAATCGAAACCGAACAATGAAAAAACCGGTGATTAATAGTGAAATAAACAAAATGACCCCGATTGGCGCTAACCTTCGGGTTGCAATCATTGTATACCAATCTTTTGCATCAATATCTATCCCTAACACCCCAATAACCTTCTGGGTTTTCAAATCACGTATCGCCGCAAAACCGGAGACAAAACTCCCCCATTCGTCGGTATATGGTCCTGCCGTTAATGCGAGCCCAGTGGTAAATACCGTATATAATTCCGGTGGTGGTTGTTCATAATTCGCTTGCCCCGAATCAACATGACCGTATTCACCTTCAGGAATTGAATCTACAATAAAGGGTATCTTACCGTTTTGCAACCGCATCGTATATAACCAGCGCAATTGCGGATTCGATTGGTTCATCAAAATCAGTTGTTCCCGTAATCGAATATAATCCGGATTTTTTAGGTCGGCTAACGTTCCGCTAAGATTCGCAAATCGTTCCGGATTGATTGCTGCCGCCGCTATTTTCGCCTGATTAAGAATATGCTCCCGTTCTCTACTTTCAGCATTTTTTCCGACTCGGTCAACCAAAAACCATCCGCTGGTTAAAATGATGAGTAGTACAATGGTTAGCTGTAACCCGTAATGGGGGCGCGTCTTCTTTTCTATCTGCCGCCACAGTTCCCGTTGATGATGTTGATGATACTCCCAGATAAATGATACGAGTAGTATCGCAAAAAGTGTTCGAAATATCTGAATAGGAATCCCGGTTACGGTAACAAATGAGGTTTCATTAAGGATTGATGCCGGTAGGAAAACCGATTTCGGAACAATGATTCCTCCGGTAACCGCATAACCGACCATGCTTACCGCAGAAAAGATTAACCACCGATTTCGCGATGCTTCGCGCTGCCCAGCGAAATAAAGTGCTGCTGCGGCATAGAGAGTACCAATGAATCCTAACGTATATCTACAGGAAGCATTAAATCCACTTAATCCGAACCGACTGCCGAGTAACGCAATAGCTAGTAGCGGGATATAAATCCATCGTGCAGGACTTTTAATATTAATATCCAACTTCCTGATTCCGATTCTGCCAAATTCAAATACTAAGATGAATGATACCGCCAGCACCCCGACTCGGATACTCGAAAAATAGAGATTATCTCCAAGACTTACCACCAGCATTTCTAGCCATTCATGAATCCCATGCAAAACCCCGAATAAACCGAGCCAATACCACGGCAGTCGGTTGGTTCGTTCTTGATGAAGGAGCATGCAAATTGATGCTAGAAGAATAAAGGCAAATCCATTAACGAAGTAGAGATAATCGAGTTGATGTCGGAAGAATTCTGTCGCCATCATAAGCATCGTAAAAATATATAAAATATACTTTATTTACCGGTATATTTATATAATAAAATTCTATCCGTTATAGGGAATAATTGCAAGAAGAAAATATGGAATGGTCGCGTTCATTCGAGTTTTTTCGCTTGGAATAGCAGGTGGGGTTGCGTGGGTATTGCTCAAAGCAATACCCACGCAACCCCACCATAAACCACCAGAAACACTCATGGTTACATTGGCACCAAGTTATGGATTAAAGTCTGAGTCTAATACTTTCAGGGCTTGATAAATTAACCCTCTCCCTGATATGATTATTACCAAATATTGAACCCCATTAATTGAGAAAGGAATATGCCATGCAAATTAAAGTTACTGCTGGAGATATAACCAGCATTAAAACTGATGGAATTATCATTAACCTTTTTGAAGGTAGCAAAAAACCGGACGGAGCAACGGCGGCAGTTGATAAATTGCTCAATACCGTTATTAGTCAGATGCTTTCAGCCGGTGAATTTAAAGGAAAACTGAATGAAGTTGCGGTTATCCCGACATTCGGGAAACTGCCGGCAAAAAAAGTTGCTATTGTCGGACTCGGTAAACCGGAACAATTCGCTCTCGACCGAATTCGGCAAGCGACCGCAGAAGCTGCGCGCACGTTACGGAACTCCGGCGCGAAACGTATCGCATCAATCGTTCATGGTGCCGGAGCCGGTGGAATATCGCCAGAGCATGCCGGACAAATGGTTGCTGAAGGAGCGATTCTCGGGTTATACACCTTTGCTAAATATCAAACGAAATCTGGAAATAGTAAACAGGTAGATGAATTTCTCCTCATTGAATCAGATACGCAGAAAATCCCAGCGGTACAATCTGGGGTTAAAAAAGGCGAAATCATTGCGAACGCCGTTAATTTCACCCGCGATTTGGTTAATGAACCGGCATCGGTTATGACCCCAACTGAATTAGCCAATCGCGCACGAAAAATCGCTCGGCAAGTTGGTTTAGAAATAAAAGTCCTTGGTCGCCCTGAACTTGAAAAACTTGGGTTCGGTGCGTTGCTTGCTGTAGCAAAAGGCAGTCAGCAACCGCCGCAGTTTATCATTCTTCGGTATTGGGGTGCAGGTAAAAAATCGAAATTAGCGCCGGTAGGTCTTATTGGAAAAGGGATAACCTTCGATTCCGGCGGGATTTCGATTAAACCGTGGAGCGGGATGGATGAAATGAAAGCGGATATGGCAGGAGCGGCTGCGGTTATCGGAACGATGGTTGCCATTGCCCAACTGAAACCGAAACTCAATGTTACCGCATTAGTTCCCGCAACAGAAAATCTGCCGAGCGGGTCAGCGTTTAAACCTGGAGATATCCTGCGAACGTTCAGCGGAAATACCATTGAAATCGTTACCACCGATGCGGAAGGAAGATTAATTTTAGCGGATGCGATTGGGTATGCTAAACGTCTCGGATTAACTCCGCTGATTGATGTCGCGACATTAACCGGTGCGTGTGATATTGCGCTCGGTCCATTCACTAGCGGCGCGTTTGGGAATAACCAGCAGCTTATTGATGAACTTATCCAAGCGAGTAAACCTGCTGGAGAATATATCTGGCAGATGCCGATGTTTGAAGAGTATGCGGAATTAGATAAAAGTAATATTGCGGATATTAAGAATATCGGCGGACGTAGCGGTGGTGCGATTACCGCAGCGAAATTCATCGAATTCTTCGTTGGAGATACCCCGTGGGTGCATTTTGATATCGCGCCGACGAATTTTGTTGGAACTAGCGAGAAAGAAAAACATTATCGGCTCCGTGGCGCTACTGGCGTTATGGTTCGGACGTTGGTGAACTATCTTCTCTCTACAAGTTTGGAAATGAATAAGCGCAGAGGAAAATAATGCCCATAGCAAAATGGGAAACTAGTCCACCGTAATTGCGGTAAAACACAACTTCCTGGTTACGAACGTTTTGTTTCCCACTGAACGCAACAAGGGTAATAGCACAACACTATCATTGTTACTGCGCGAAAGTTGTTACGTAAAAAAACCATGGCTCTTTTCTAGATTTAAAACAGTATGCAATCTCGAGATCGGATTCTATTCGCCTACCAACATAAAGAAGGAGACCGGGTTCCGTTATTTGAGCAAGCGGTAGCGGATAGTGTAGCGTCGGAGATTTTAGGGAGGAAAGCGTTTACTGGGAGTGCGAGTTTGCATCGGGAAGAAGCGGAAGCTTGGTTGCGTGGAGAGCAAGCGCATCAAGAATTTCTGGAAAAAACCCGGCAGGATATCGTTGCTTTAGCGAGAAAACTAGAATTCGATGCGATTCGAACCCCGTGGTTACTCGGAGAAAAACCGACAAAGAAGTTAGATGCGTATACTTACCTATATGGTGATTTAGCGAGTGATAGATGGACTATTCGGAAATATGATCCGGTTTCCCAAATGTTTGGGATCTATGACTCGAGCGACAATACTTTAGATATCGATGGATTAGAAAGAAGAATCGAAAAAATTGAACAAGAGTATAGAACAAAAACATTTTCGAACGACGATTTTACCGAATTGATTGCTTACCGTACCTATTGCGGGGATGACTTAGAGGTGTTTGGTTATACGGCGATGTGTATACCCTATTATCCACCGATATGGCTTGAAGCCATCGTTTTACGTCCAGATCTTATCGAGCGATGGTTAGATGCATTATTGGACTATGAGAAGAAATCCGTTGCGGTTCAGAAGACCTTGGGGATCCGAGTTGTGTTTGGGGGCGGGGATTTTGCGGATAAGAATGGTCCGTTCTATGGTCCGAAAGTTTTTCGCCGGATGGTAGTACCGCGATTACACCACATGACGGAATATTGTCATTCATTAGGAATCTATTATTCCTTCAGTAGTGATGGCAATCTATGGTCGGTAGCAGATGAGTTATTTCTCGAGTCCGGCATCGATGGCTATGGTGAGATTGATATTGATTCGGGGATGGATTTAGCGGAAGTAAAAAGACGATACGGGCATAGGATTACCCTCTGGGGTGGGCTGAGTTGCGGGACAATCCTTCTCCAAGGGACTAAACAAGCGGTGATTGATGCTACCAAAAAAGCTATTGATGCTGCTGCTCCTGGTGGCGGATATATTTTTGGTTC is drawn from bacterium and contains these coding sequences:
- a CDS encoding PAS domain S-box protein, with translation MMATEFFRHQLDYLYFVNGFAFILLASICMLLHQERTNRLPWYWLGLFGVLHGIHEWLEMLVVSLGDNLYFSSIRVGVLAVSFILVFEFGRIGIRKLDINIKSPARWIYIPLLAIALLGSRFGLSGFNASCRYTLGFIGTLYAAAALYFAGQREASRNRWLIFSAVSMVGYAVTGGIIVPKSVFLPASILNETSFVTVTGIPIQIFRTLFAILLVSFIWEYHQHHQRELWRQIEKKTRPHYGLQLTIVLLIILTSGWFLVDRVGKNAESREREHILNQAKIAAAAINPERFANLSGTLADLKNPDYIRLREQLILMNQSNPQLRWLYTMRLQNGKIPFIVDSIPEGEYGHVDSGQANYEQPPPELYTVFTTGLALTAGPYTDEWGSFVSGFAAIRDLKTQKVIGVLGIDIDAKDWYTMIATRRLAPIGVILFISLLITGFFIVRFRLIESAQRILASESNLQEAQSVAKIGSWILDVKTSRVTWSEELFRIFGLDPKQGAPSYPEEHRKIIHPEDMDKLDTAIHQAITEGKPYEIMLRVVRPNGELRYIMAIGKPRHAADGTVVQLFGTAQDITDRKLMEDALKQEREFIDAVITTVGALVVVLDRDGRIVRFNRACETTTGYKSDEVLGKPFWEFLIPPSELDTVLSGFRQLVSGTFPLDAFPSKQENHWITKDGRLRLISWTNTVLYDASGKVEYVIASGIDITERKQAELALKESEEKYRLIFNNVPLGIVHFDATGTVITCNDTLVQMLGSTKEKIIGLNLTTLPDKNMVIAVKKSLSGEFAHYEGDYRSVTSGKLVPIKVEYAPIILDDGTIIGGVGIIEDMTERKQAEETIRENELLFRTITTSAKDAIILMDNDGNISYWNQAAETIFGYRAAEILGKNLHATLAPAEYHAAHQAAFRKWQETGEGNVVGKTVELRARRKDGLEIPIELSLSSVLLKGRWHAVGVARDITERKRAEAEIYAAQQRYADLVNNLAVGVYRNTPGA
- a CDS encoding leucyl aminopeptidase: MQIKVTAGDITSIKTDGIIINLFEGSKKPDGATAAVDKLLNTVISQMLSAGEFKGKLNEVAVIPTFGKLPAKKVAIVGLGKPEQFALDRIRQATAEAARTLRNSGAKRIASIVHGAGAGGISPEHAGQMVAEGAILGLYTFAKYQTKSGNSKQVDEFLLIESDTQKIPAVQSGVKKGEIIANAVNFTRDLVNEPASVMTPTELANRARKIARQVGLEIKVLGRPELEKLGFGALLAVAKGSQQPPQFIILRYWGAGKKSKLAPVGLIGKGITFDSGGISIKPWSGMDEMKADMAGAAAVIGTMVAIAQLKPKLNVTALVPATENLPSGSAFKPGDILRTFSGNTIEIVTTDAEGRLILADAIGYAKRLGLTPLIDVATLTGACDIALGPFTSGAFGNNQQLIDELIQASKPAGEYIWQMPMFEEYAELDKSNIADIKNIGGRSGGAITAAKFIEFFVGDTPWVHFDIAPTNFVGTSEKEKHYRLRGATGVMVRTLVNYLLSTSLEMNKRRGK
- a CDS encoding uroporphyrinogen decarboxylase family protein, which gives rise to MQSRDRILFAYQHKEGDRVPLFEQAVADSVASEILGRKAFTGSASLHREEAEAWLRGEQAHQEFLEKTRQDIVALARKLEFDAIRTPWLLGEKPTKKLDAYTYLYGDLASDRWTIRKYDPVSQMFGIYDSSDNTLDIDGLERRIEKIEQEYRTKTFSNDDFTELIAYRTYCGDDLEVFGYTAMCIPYYPPIWLEAIVLRPDLIERWLDALLDYEKKSVAVQKTLGIRVVFGGGDFADKNGPFYGPKVFRRMVVPRLHHMTEYCHSLGIYYSFSSDGNLWSVADELFLESGIDGYGEIDIDSGMDLAEVKRRYGHRITLWGGLSCGTILLQGTKQAVIDATKKAIDAAAPGGGYIFGSSNIIMSGTPVENVYAAFETAKEYGKYNNNFSNTLSSNQFHHEKVTDISNQSFS